The proteins below come from a single Accipiter gentilis chromosome W, bAccGen1.1, whole genome shotgun sequence genomic window:
- the LOC126035385 gene encoding uncharacterized protein LOC126035385 gives MGEMGVLLLGCCSSGVGAGVADPTRARNELLRRLSEARPKFFPSIGGTTVATAIGPRGEPLPHGMPGVCCLAGRARAGPWKCRLQPDVSSTRPARFADGPAWNRFGSPRLVYPARLHFHDAVQVFSWEVRSREIQEVQITSRVIQMFSLDCCGIHDYVHPRTVRKMDHPYILVPSCSANSAQQSMLRYPCRLLSRKLMIPASLEQLGAFL, from the exons ATGGGCGAAATGGGGGTGTTGCTGTTGGGGTGCTGCTCCTCTGGGGTAGGAGCCGGGGTGGCTGACCCCACGCGTGCCCGTAACGAGCTCTTGAGGCGGCTCAGTGAGGCGCGCCCCAAATTTTTCCCTTCTATTGGAGGCACTACGGTAGCTACGGCCATTGGGCCGCGGGGTGAACCCCTGCCCCATGGGATGCCCGGCGTGTGCTGTCTCGCTGGTCGCGCGCGCGCTGGTCCCTGGAAGTGCCGGTTGCAGCCCGATGTGAGCTCCACGCGGCCGGCTCGCTTTGCAGATGGTCCGGCTTGGAACCGCTTTGGTAGCCCAAG GCTTGTTTACCCAGCTAGACTACATTTCCATGATGCAGTGCAAGTGTTCAGCTGGGAGGTTCGCAGTCGGGAGATCCAAGAAGTACAAATAACATCAAG ggtcatccagatgttttctttggattgctgcggtatccatgactacgtccatccgaggactgtgaggaagatggaccatccctacattcttgtgccgtcttgctccgcgaactcagcccagcaatcg atgctgcgatacccatgcCGCCTTTTATCACGTAAGCTTATGATTCCTGCCTCTCTTGAGCAGCTCGGCGCTTTCTTATAA